The following proteins are co-located in the Sulfurospirillum deleyianum DSM 6946 genome:
- a CDS encoding potassium channel family protein, which translates to MRKLSYNLKKWHYLHKEILSYMLNQKFIYGNLITIDSLIEDYLNLDFIPLHKLAANHFEELKNLSLDNASIQVSMFICPDLSNIVFHTLHIHNSLILGLDLQNATYAKNIILNNSRLFQGSLISPTDKQNNINLIFKKPNIFALLKSLVYGKKAFLFQKLELLPGTTLESKELYDYYNWYNYYVINNRKRSKLTSFFDLVMTKYYTSFFYVFLWSVIFIVGYATAMYFLNHIGNFFTFKEGIKDDFPTYLFMSLTNFTTLGFGEIVPSHWFSYIVVTMEVFTGYYMLAMLVAIVAKREMKYS; encoded by the coding sequence GTGCGAAAGCTCAGTTATAATTTAAAAAAATGGCATTACTTACACAAAGAAATTTTGAGTTATATGCTTAATCAAAAATTTATTTACGGAAATTTGATAACAATAGATTCTCTTATAGAAGATTATCTAAATTTGGACTTTATACCTTTACATAAATTGGCAGCAAATCATTTTGAAGAACTTAAAAATTTATCTCTCGATAATGCCTCAATTCAAGTTTCAATGTTTATATGTCCAGACCTTTCAAATATTGTTTTTCATACTCTACATATTCATAACTCATTAATTCTAGGGCTTGATTTACAAAATGCAACATATGCTAAAAATATTATTTTAAACAATTCACGTTTATTTCAAGGCTCCTTAATTTCTCCAACAGATAAACAGAACAATATTAATCTCATTTTTAAAAAACCTAATATATTTGCATTACTTAAAAGTCTAGTGTATGGTAAAAAAGCATTTTTATTTCAAAAATTAGAATTACTTCCAGGTACAACATTAGAATCAAAAGAGTTGTATGATTACTACAATTGGTACAATTATTATGTTATAAATAATCGAAAAAGAAGCAAATTAACTTCTTTTTTTGATTTGGTTATGACCAAATACTATACATCGTTTTTTTATGTCTTTTTATGGTCTGTTATTTTTATTGTCGGATATGCTACTGCCATGTACTTTTTAAATCACATTGGCAATTTTTTTACTTTTAAAGAAGGAATAAAAGATGATTTTCCAACATACTTATTTATGAGTTTAACAAACTTTACAACACTAGGATTTGGTGAAATTGTACCATCTCATTGGTTCTCATATATTGTTGTTACAATGGAAGTATTTACTGGATACTATATGTTAGCTATGTTAGTTGCAATAGTTGCAAAACGAGAAATGAAATACTCTTAG
- a CDS encoding Txe/YoeB family addiction module toxin, which produces MSQKIVFTQIAWDEYLSWQSEDKKTLKRINQLLSDIMRNGNMGIGKPERLRGDLSEYWSRRIDEKNRIVYRILEETIEVVQCKTHYADK; this is translated from the coding sequence ATGAGTCAAAAAATCGTTTTTACGCAAATAGCATGGGACGAATATCTTTCATGGCAGAGTGAAGATAAAAAGACGCTAAAACGCATCAATCAACTCTTGTCAGACATCATGCGAAATGGCAACATGGGCATCGGCAAACCTGAGCGGCTAAGAGGCGATTTGTCAGAGTATTGGAGTCGTAGGATTGATGAAAAAAATCGCATTGTTTACCGCATTTTAGAAGAGACCATCGAGGTCGTACAATGTAAAACGCATTATGCGGATAAGTAG
- a CDS encoding type II toxin-antitoxin system RelB/DinJ family antitoxin, protein MAQVNINIRMDETVKKQAEELFGELGLNMTTAFNMFVRQALNRGGIPFEVVRKDAFYSPYNQAKLRESIASTDKTVKSLDALEKMAQ, encoded by the coding sequence ATGGCACAAGTAAACATCAATATTCGCATGGATGAAACGGTGAAAAAACAAGCTGAAGAGCTTTTTGGTGAGTTAGGGCTTAACATGACCACAGCGTTTAATATGTTTGTACGTCAAGCACTCAACCGTGGTGGCATTCCTTTTGAAGTGGTGCGTAAAGATGCGTTTTATAGCCCATACAATCAAGCAAAACTACGAGAGTCCATTGCCAGTACCGACAAAACGGTAAAAAGCCTTGATGCGTTAGAAAAGATGGCTCAATGA
- a CDS encoding pseudouridine synthase, producing MLPITHTMTTSKKLFVLNKPKGYLVTRSDDLGRKTVYDLLPDWAFNEGWMPIGRLDLDSKGLLLFTTNGHISNALTTPKKCTKVYEIWVRGHVMDEHIAEALKGVQTSQGLLKALEVKKIGMGGAKTKLSVVIDEGKNRHIRRLFGALKDPKFGTPLKVLELNRISIGDFKLDIDIGTWRFLSEEEEKMLLDKH from the coding sequence ATGCTCCCAATAACTCACACAATGACCACTTCAAAAAAGCTGTTCGTTCTCAACAAACCTAAGGGTTATCTCGTTACACGTTCGGATGATCTTGGGCGGAAAACAGTGTATGATCTTTTGCCCGATTGGGCTTTTAATGAAGGATGGATGCCCATTGGACGGCTTGATTTAGACTCGAAGGGGCTTTTGTTATTTACCACCAACGGTCACATAAGCAACGCATTGACGACGCCTAAAAAGTGCACCAAAGTATATGAGATTTGGGTGCGAGGGCATGTGATGGATGAACATATCGCAGAGGCATTAAAAGGGGTTCAAACTTCACAAGGTTTATTGAAAGCACTGGAAGTGAAAAAGATAGGCATGGGCGGTGCCAAAACGAAACTAAGCGTTGTGATTGACGAGGGAAAAAATCGTCATATTCGTCGATTGTTTGGGGCACTCAAAGACCCAAAATTTGGCACACCTTTAAAAGTTTTAGAGCTAAACCGAATTAGCATTGGTGATTTTAAACTTGACATCGACATTGGCACATGGCGTTTTCTTTCAGAGGAAGAAGAGAAAATGCTTTTAGATAAACATTAA
- a CDS encoding ABC transporter ATP-binding protein has translation MEIVNFEHICVAYEDENVLHDISLKIKEGEHTAILGANGSGKSTLLKLFSNDIYPRYSEVMKKEVFGKSVWDIWELKKNLGIITNDLHYQFSERAPDLNGFEVALSGFFSSFHLYEHQGFSPLHVKKAEEVLASLEISHLRDKRISSMSTGELRRCIIARSLVHEPKAMILDEPTVGLDIKAQIEFVNLLQKIARERTVILITHHLEEVFEAISHVVLLKEGRIYQQGKKEEMLSDEHLSFTFGVPLHVTCENGRYVIERVDKCSQ, from the coding sequence ATGGAGATTGTTAATTTTGAGCATATTTGTGTGGCATATGAAGATGAAAATGTGTTGCATGACATCAGCCTTAAGATAAAAGAGGGTGAACACACAGCGATTTTAGGGGCAAACGGCTCTGGAAAATCAACCCTGCTAAAACTCTTCTCCAACGACATTTACCCTCGTTACAGTGAGGTGATGAAAAAAGAGGTTTTTGGTAAAAGTGTTTGGGATATTTGGGAGCTGAAAAAAAATCTGGGGATTATTACCAATGATTTGCACTACCAATTTAGCGAAAGAGCGCCTGATTTGAATGGGTTTGAAGTAGCTCTCTCAGGTTTTTTTAGCAGTTTTCATCTCTACGAACACCAAGGTTTTTCGCCTTTACATGTAAAGAAAGCAGAAGAGGTTTTAGCCTCTTTGGAAATTTCGCATTTAAGGGATAAACGCATCTCAAGCATGAGCACAGGGGAGCTTAGGCGCTGCATCATCGCACGCTCTTTGGTGCATGAACCTAAAGCGATGATACTCGATGAGCCCACCGTGGGACTGGACATCAAAGCGCAAATAGAGTTTGTAAATTTACTGCAAAAAATCGCAAGAGAGCGTACGGTTATCTTGATTACGCATCATTTAGAAGAGGTCTTTGAAGCAATTTCTCATGTGGTACTTTTAAAAGAGGGACGCATTTACCAACAAGGGAAAAAAGAGGAGATGTTAAGCGATGAACATCTGAGTTTTACCTTTGGTGTGCCTTTACATGTAACGTGTGAAAATGGGCGTTATGTGATTGAAAGGGTCGATAAATGCTCCCAATAA
- a CDS encoding ArsR/SmtB family transcription factor, with product MEIFLQTIGALNDATRLQILRFIQLNGEVCVCEIEASFNMIQSRISRHLKILKDAGFLRVNRRGKWAYYAIRTPLDRFRLECLEELSYLDIPLPLKPLACNENL from the coding sequence ATGGAGATTTTTTTACAAACCATCGGTGCGCTCAACGATGCCACTCGTTTGCAGATTCTTCGTTTTATTCAGCTCAACGGCGAAGTGTGCGTGTGTGAGATAGAAGCGTCATTTAATATGATTCAATCACGCATCTCCCGCCATCTTAAAATCCTCAAAGATGCGGGATTTTTACGGGTTAATAGACGAGGAAAATGGGCATACTACGCCATTCGTACCCCACTGGATCGCTTTCGTTTGGAATGTTTGGAAGAGCTGAGTTATCTTGACATCCCTTTGCCCCTCAAACCACTGGCGTGTAACGAAAATCTATGA
- a CDS encoding arsenic transporter — translation MILSFSLFLATLLLVIIQPRGLKIGTSAMIGAGFALLLGVVSFEDVLVVTDIVWDATLAFIGIIILSLVLDEIGFFEWCAIKMAKLSYGNGHLMFVYALLLGSLISALFANDGAVLILTPILLAKMRILKLEAKTIVAFLLAGGFISDSASLPFVFSNLTNIVTANYFNIGFATYVSVMLTPYIASTIVSIAILWLFLRKDIPLHVNTELLKNPDDVLKSKPLFYLSWIFIAGLMASYFVGEFYHVPISFIALGGAFSFLAIASYFKAAKPWLTIKTAPWQVVWFSIGLYIVVYGLKNAGLTEYLSALLQTLNQQGELIAIVGTGFIAAFLSAVMNNLPSVMIMDIALHDIQNSALAYANIIGCNLGPKMTPFGSLATLLWLHVMANKGVKISFWEYSKFGLIVTPPILLLVLLSLASL, via the coding sequence ATGATACTCTCTTTTTCACTTTTCCTCGCTACCCTTTTGCTGGTGATTATTCAACCTCGTGGACTTAAAATCGGCACTTCTGCTATGATAGGAGCAGGATTTGCTCTGCTTTTAGGCGTGGTCAGTTTTGAGGATGTTTTAGTGGTCACAGACATTGTTTGGGATGCGACGTTGGCGTTTATTGGTATTATTATTCTCTCTTTAGTCCTTGATGAAATAGGCTTTTTTGAGTGGTGCGCCATTAAAATGGCAAAGCTCTCCTATGGCAATGGACATCTGATGTTTGTCTATGCGCTTCTTTTAGGCTCACTCATCTCCGCACTCTTTGCCAATGATGGAGCGGTGCTTATTTTGACCCCAATTTTACTGGCTAAAATGCGCATTTTAAAGTTAGAAGCCAAAACGATTGTGGCGTTTTTACTCGCAGGAGGCTTTATCTCCGATAGTGCGTCACTCCCCTTTGTCTTTTCAAACCTTACCAACATTGTGACGGCAAACTACTTTAACATTGGTTTTGCGACCTATGTGAGCGTTATGTTGACCCCTTATATCGCAAGCACCATTGTTTCCATTGCGATTTTATGGCTCTTTTTACGCAAAGATATTCCTTTACATGTAAACACAGAGCTTCTTAAAAATCCCGATGATGTCTTAAAAAGCAAACCCCTTTTTTATCTGAGTTGGATTTTTATCGCAGGGCTTATGGCAAGCTATTTTGTGGGCGAATTTTACCACGTGCCCATTAGCTTTATCGCCTTAGGTGGGGCATTTAGTTTTTTGGCCATCGCAAGCTACTTTAAAGCCGCCAAACCGTGGCTGACCATTAAAACTGCTCCGTGGCAAGTGGTGTGGTTTAGCATTGGGCTTTACATTGTGGTGTATGGGTTAAAAAACGCCGGACTGACGGAGTATTTGAGCGCTCTTTTGCAAACGCTTAACCAACAAGGAGAGCTTATCGCCATTGTTGGGACGGGATTTATCGCAGCTTTCTTAAGTGCGGTGATGAATAATCTCCCCAGTGTTATGATTATGGATATTGCCTTACATGACATCCAAAATAGTGCCTTAGCCTACGCCAATATTATCGGGTGCAATTTAGGACCGAAGATGACCCCTTTTGGCTCACTCGCCACGCTTTTGTGGTTGCATGTCATGGCAAACAAGGGGGTGAAAATTAGCTTTTGGGAGTACTCAAAATTTGGACTTATCGTCACTCCACCCATTCTTTTACTCGTTCTCTTAAGCCTCGCAAGCCTTTAA
- the msrP gene encoding protein-methionine-sulfoxide reductase catalytic subunit MsrP codes for MKITPEILFEARRHFLKLGAGALVSTTALSKLLASMPEEIQLSFTKDANPLNLTPNTFEQVSNYVNFYEFSTDKTAPVKMAQSMKTKPWNVGFFGEIKTEQMLEVDDLIAKFGLEERIYRFRCVEGWSMVVPWIGFPLYKLLDYLEPNAKAKYVKFTTRHEPAMFPDQQKGLFASIQHPYVEGLRMDEARHPLTFIAVGMYGKALPKQNGAPIRLVVPWKYGFKSIKSIDLIECVEEEPKNTWQVMDSKEYGFYANVNPNVDHPRWSQAKERVLGKLTKQATLPFNGYEKEVGHLYAGMDLRKFF; via the coding sequence ATGAAAATCACCCCTGAAATTCTCTTTGAAGCACGCCGTCATTTTTTAAAACTGGGAGCTGGAGCACTGGTAAGCACCACGGCACTCTCCAAACTTTTAGCCTCCATGCCAGAAGAAATTCAACTCTCCTTTACCAAAGATGCCAACCCCTTAAACCTCACGCCTAATACCTTTGAGCAGGTGAGCAATTATGTCAATTTTTACGAATTTTCCACCGATAAAACCGCTCCTGTCAAAATGGCTCAGAGCATGAAAACCAAACCGTGGAATGTGGGCTTTTTTGGTGAAATTAAAACCGAACAGATGCTAGAAGTGGATGATCTTATCGCTAAGTTTGGACTGGAAGAGCGCATTTATCGTTTTCGCTGTGTCGAGGGTTGGTCGATGGTCGTTCCGTGGATTGGATTTCCACTCTACAAATTGCTTGATTACCTAGAGCCAAATGCCAAAGCCAAATACGTGAAGTTTACGACTCGTCATGAACCTGCAATGTTTCCCGACCAACAAAAAGGACTTTTTGCCTCTATCCAACATCCTTACGTGGAAGGGCTACGCATGGATGAAGCACGTCATCCACTCACCTTCATTGCGGTGGGAATGTACGGCAAAGCGCTTCCGAAACAAAATGGCGCACCGATTCGTTTGGTCGTACCGTGGAAATACGGCTTTAAATCCATCAAATCCATCGACCTCATTGAGTGCGTGGAAGAAGAGCCTAAAAATACCTGGCAAGTGATGGACTCAAAAGAGTACGGCTTCTACGCCAATGTCAATCCAAACGTTGATCACCCCAGATGGAGTCAAGCCAAAGAGCGAGTACTTGGAAAACTCACCAAACAAGCCACTTTGCCTTTTAACGGCTACGAGAAAGAGGTGGGACATCTGTATGCGGGAATGGACTTGAGGAAGTTTTTTTGA
- a CDS encoding ferric reductase-like transmembrane domain-containing protein, with amino-acid sequence MKTFLTLIALLPLGYAYYKLESAIDPIKMLYTTTGVGAMVLLLLSLVPSTCKRVYGQNFLRYRKTIGLLSFVYALLHVSVFVVLDSEFDFVTLFEKSLKKPFIYVGVIAFFILLFMALTSFKKLFAKFSKYHKAVYLALALALLHSFWAQKVAGVFEYGIVAVGVVLLWERVWAWKTNFK; translated from the coding sequence TTGAAAACGTTTCTTACGCTCATTGCCCTCCTTCCTTTGGGGTACGCTTACTACAAACTTGAAAGTGCCATCGACCCGATTAAAATGCTCTACACCACCACAGGCGTTGGGGCGATGGTACTGCTTTTGCTCTCACTCGTGCCTTCTACATGTAAACGAGTCTATGGGCAAAACTTCCTCCGCTACCGCAAAACCATTGGGCTTTTAAGCTTTGTTTACGCCCTTTTACATGTAAGCGTTTTTGTCGTTTTAGACAGTGAATTTGACTTTGTCACCCTCTTTGAGAAAAGCCTTAAAAAGCCGTTCATCTATGTTGGTGTTATCGCTTTTTTCATCCTTCTTTTCATGGCACTGACTTCTTTTAAAAAGCTCTTTGCTAAGTTTTCAAAGTACCACAAAGCGGTCTATCTCGCTTTAGCCTTAGCCCTGCTTCATAGCTTCTGGGCGCAAAAAGTCGCTGGTGTGTTTGAGTATGGCATCGTTGCTGTGGGTGTCGTGCTTTTATGGGAGAGAGTTTGGGCGTGGAAGACAAATTTTAAGTAG
- a CDS encoding DpnI domain-containing protein — protein sequence MNLHFNRSLIQEYKNSSQIARVLTENWVEKNIFCPSCGTPIQSYENNRPVADFYCLTCKEQFELKSKKGSLGKKVTDGAYDTMIARLKSSENPNFFFLTYELKTLQIHNFVVMPKHFFTPEIIEKRKPLSPNAKRAGWVGCNILLSALPESGKIFYIHNQTIQSKDAILEKWAKTLFLKESHGEQKGWILDIMACIEKLHKKQFTRQELLTFIPYLQTKYPKNNNIEFKISQQLQVLRDKGFLKFTARGNYELIG from the coding sequence ATGAATCTGCACTTTAATCGTTCACTGATTCAAGAGTATAAAAATAGTTCCCAAATTGCCCGTGTTCTCACTGAAAATTGGGTAGAAAAAAATATTTTTTGCCCCAGTTGTGGCACACCCATCCAATCTTATGAAAATAATCGCCCTGTGGCTGATTTTTATTGTCTTACATGTAAAGAACAATTTGAGTTAAAAAGCAAAAAAGGCTCTTTAGGTAAAAAAGTAACCGATGGCGCTTACGATACGATGATTGCACGACTTAAAAGTTCAGAAAACCCCAATTTTTTCTTTTTAACCTATGAGCTAAAAACCCTTCAAATTCATAATTTTGTTGTGATGCCAAAACATTTTTTTACCCCAGAAATCATTGAAAAGCGTAAACCCCTATCCCCCAATGCAAAACGCGCAGGATGGGTGGGATGCAATATTTTACTGAGTGCCTTACCTGAGAGTGGAAAAATTTTTTACATACACAATCAAACCATACAAAGCAAAGATGCCATTTTAGAGAAATGGGCAAAAACACTCTTTTTAAAAGAATCTCATGGTGAACAAAAAGGGTGGATTCTTGATATTATGGCGTGTATTGAAAAGCTCCATAAAAAGCAATTTACAAGACAAGAGCTATTGACATTTATTCCTTATTTACAAACAAAATACCCCAAAAACAATAACATCGAATTCAAAATTTCACAGCAACTGCAAGTTTTAAGAGACAAAGGTTTTTTAAAATTTACAGCCCGTGGCAATTACGAATTAATAGGATAA
- a CDS encoding DUF2179 domain-containing protein, translating into MSELFASEAFTLYGIPLLICLARITDVSIGTLRIIFVSKGLRLWAPILGFFEVSIWLMAISKVMANLTNPINYIAYALGFSLGNYIGMFIESRLALGMVVIRIITKKDSHHLVSALRSLRYSVTVTDAEGNAGSVNIIFTVIKRSDIEKVRSLIGTYNPQAVYSIEDVRHASDPTFPMEEKKHSLFSTLFRGNRR; encoded by the coding sequence ATGAGCGAACTTTTTGCAAGTGAGGCGTTTACCCTTTATGGCATACCACTTTTAATCTGTCTTGCACGCATTACCGATGTTAGTATTGGCACACTTCGCATTATTTTTGTCTCGAAAGGGCTTCGTCTCTGGGCGCCAATACTCGGCTTTTTTGAGGTGAGCATTTGGCTGATGGCGATTTCAAAAGTCATGGCAAATTTGACCAATCCTATTAACTACATCGCCTACGCTTTAGGCTTTTCTTTGGGCAATTACATTGGGATGTTCATTGAGAGTCGTTTGGCTTTGGGGATGGTGGTGATTCGAATTATTACCAAAAAAGATTCGCATCATTTGGTGAGCGCACTGCGTTCACTTCGTTACAGCGTGACGGTGACGGATGCAGAGGGAAACGCAGGTTCGGTCAATATTATTTTTACCGTCATCAAACGCTCCGACATCGAAAAAGTACGCTCTTTAATTGGCACGTACAACCCTCAAGCGGTTTACTCCATCGAAGATGTCCGCCATGCAAGTGACCCCACTTTTCCGATGGAAGAGAAAAAACACTCTTTATTTTCTACACTCTTTAGAGGAAATAGACGGTAA
- a CDS encoding YwbE family protein, translated as MSAGQSRNNIHKGVKVFIVLKEDQKSGKLTEGVVKDILTNSANHPHGIKVRLESGEVGRVKEIIL; from the coding sequence ATGAGTGCTGGACAAAGTCGAAATAACATTCACAAAGGCGTTAAAGTTTTCATCGTTTTAAAAGAAGACCAAAAGAGCGGAAAGCTCACCGAGGGTGTGGTAAAAGATATTTTGACCAATTCCGCCAATCATCCGCATGGCATTAAAGTGCGACTTGAAAGCGGTGAAGTCGGGCGTGTGAAAGAGATTATTCTTTAG
- the recQ gene encoding DNA helicase RecQ, with product MNTTYNILQRVFGHHHFRANQEEAVNAILAHKDLMMILPTGAGKSLCYQLPSLVMEGLSVVISPLLALMHDQITALSAFGIKASMISSMQSPQEIQESMQACRKGELKLLYVAPERLKGESFLHFLQTLCINFFVIDEAHCVSEWGHEFREDYRQLFRLKHYFPKTPIAAFTATATKIVEHDILQQLSLINPLIIRAKVERENLTIKADYRNGNGREQLLSFLRAFQNESGIIYTLTRKETESLALFLQGYSMRVRAYHAGLCTEEKNETYHAFLNDEIDVVVATVAFGMGIDKSNIRFVAHMSLPKTLENYYQEIGRAGRDGLPSSTLLLFSASDIVEHKRRIGEQPASEYQKVAYEKLDAIAKFATSQVCRHQQIASYFDDTILTCNTRCDNCVEGEKQSVDISNEALKLLSSVYRTGQRFGLQYVIDVLMGVSNEKIAQNGHKSLSVYGIGKERSKAQWLSIGDRLMELEALKVGEYRVVSLSEYGAQIIKERLAVSIHAKRLEERKKVSKKSTKALSGAFELPIFEKLRALRLEIAKENGIPPYVVFSDKTLKEMAEKLPVDKEAMLDVSGVGEVKFERYGEAFLALCRTLT from the coding sequence GTGAATACAACATACAACATCCTTCAGCGTGTCTTTGGACACCATCATTTTAGAGCCAATCAAGAAGAAGCGGTCAATGCGATTTTAGCGCATAAAGATTTGATGATGATTTTACCCACGGGGGCTGGAAAGTCACTGTGTTATCAGCTTCCTTCCTTAGTGATGGAAGGTCTTAGCGTTGTCATTTCACCGCTTTTAGCCTTGATGCACGACCAAATCACCGCACTCTCTGCCTTTGGCATTAAAGCCTCTATGATTTCATCCATGCAATCACCCCAAGAAATCCAAGAGAGCATGCAAGCGTGCCGTAAGGGTGAGCTTAAACTCTTGTATGTTGCACCTGAACGCTTAAAGGGTGAGTCATTTTTACACTTTTTACAAACCCTTTGCATTAACTTTTTTGTCATTGATGAAGCGCATTGTGTGAGTGAGTGGGGGCATGAATTTAGAGAAGATTACCGACAACTCTTTCGCCTGAAACACTACTTTCCCAAAACACCCATTGCCGCATTTACAGCGACGGCGACAAAAATCGTGGAACATGACATCCTTCAGCAATTAAGTCTTATCAATCCTTTAATCATTCGTGCGAAAGTGGAGCGTGAGAATCTTACGATTAAAGCGGATTATCGCAATGGTAATGGACGTGAGCAACTTTTGAGCTTTTTGCGTGCGTTTCAAAACGAGAGTGGCATCATTTACACACTCACACGCAAAGAGACGGAGAGTTTAGCGCTCTTTTTACAAGGGTATAGCATGCGTGTACGTGCTTATCATGCAGGGCTTTGCACCGAAGAAAAAAACGAGACCTACCACGCTTTTTTAAACGATGAAATCGACGTGGTGGTTGCCACCGTGGCGTTTGGGATGGGCATTGATAAGAGCAATATTCGCTTTGTGGCACACATGTCATTGCCTAAAACCCTTGAAAATTATTACCAAGAAATCGGGCGTGCGGGACGTGATGGACTACCTTCTTCAACTTTACTGCTTTTTTCAGCGTCAGATATTGTGGAGCACAAACGTCGCATTGGTGAGCAACCCGCATCAGAGTACCAAAAAGTAGCCTATGAAAAGCTCGATGCCATCGCTAAATTTGCCACCTCTCAAGTCTGCCGCCATCAACAAATTGCAAGCTATTTTGACGATACGATTCTTACATGTAACACCCGTTGTGATAACTGCGTGGAGGGTGAAAAGCAGAGTGTGGACATCTCAAACGAGGCGTTAAAGCTTCTCTCTAGCGTGTACCGTACAGGACAGCGTTTTGGGTTACAATACGTCATTGATGTCTTAATGGGCGTAAGCAATGAAAAAATAGCACAAAACGGACATAAAAGCCTTTCGGTTTATGGCATTGGAAAAGAGCGAAGTAAGGCGCAGTGGCTGAGCATCGGCGATAGACTGATGGAGCTTGAAGCGCTAAAAGTGGGCGAATACCGTGTGGTGAGTCTCAGTGAATACGGCGCTCAGATAATCAAAGAGCGTTTAGCGGTAAGCATTCATGCGAAGCGTTTGGAAGAGCGCAAAAAAGTCTCTAAAAAATCAACGAAAGCACTAAGTGGTGCATTTGAACTCCCTATATTTGAGAAATTACGTGCTTTGCGTTTGGAAATTGCCAAAGAAAATGGCATACCGCCGTATGTGGTTTTTAGCGATAAAACCCTTAAAGAGATGGCAGAAAAACTCCCTGTGGATAAAGAAGCGATGCTCGATGTCAGTGGCGTAGGTGAGGTGAAGTTTGAACGATACGGTGAAGCCTTTTTAGCCTTGTGTCGCACACTCACTTAA
- a CDS encoding PaaI family thioesterase, with protein sequence MKWKVTAKQHISKNCLVCGIENPFGLKTKFYELENKEVVGYFTGHTYLQSYPNILHGGISATILDETIGRAIMAHYGQESFGVTIELNLKYKKPVPLDVELKVVGRIVNDKGRIFEGTGELILPNGEVAVTASGRYMKRNVSQIVESDFIEDEWFASDGKDRDEIEL encoded by the coding sequence GTGAAGTGGAAAGTGACAGCCAAACAGCATATCTCTAAAAACTGTTTGGTGTGTGGCATCGAAAATCCTTTTGGGTTGAAGACAAAATTTTACGAGTTGGAAAATAAAGAGGTTGTGGGCTATTTTACGGGGCATACCTATTTGCAAAGTTATCCCAATATCTTACACGGTGGCATCTCCGCAACGATTTTGGATGAGACGATTGGGAGAGCCATTATGGCGCATTATGGGCAAGAGAGTTTTGGTGTGACGATTGAGCTTAATTTAAAATACAAAAAGCCCGTTCCTTTGGATGTGGAGCTGAAAGTCGTTGGGCGCATCGTGAATGATAAAGGGCGCATTTTTGAAGGCACAGGTGAGCTGATACTTCCCAATGGCGAAGTTGCCGTCACTGCCTCAGGTCGCTATATGAAGCGCAATGTTTCGCAAATTGTTGAGAGTGATTTTATTGAAGATGAGTGGTTTGCCAGCGATGGTAAAGATAGAGACGAGATAGAACTCTAG